The following coding sequences are from one Methanohalophilus halophilus window:
- the thsA gene encoding thermosome subunit alpha: MPGHYGGQPAYIVNPRTEHKQGRDALSVNIAAAKAVANIVKTTLGPKGMDKMMVNSIGDIVLTNDGAMILKGMDIEHPTAKMIVEVARTQEEIAGDGTTSAVVTAGTLLDKASDLIEEGVHARVLVRGFENASEKALEILNEFAIDVSEGNREALEKIASTSMSGKASETNKEILAALCVDAILQISKKGNINVDNDIILRQEPGKSVSETEILDGIMLNKYRVHPGMPKTVKDAKIALIDTPLETQKTSNTSKLQISNADQMQEFLAREEDDFKQMADHVIQSGANVVICSKNIGDKVAHYLQKSGVMGIRRVSDDDIRNLSYATGAKIVKKVFDLSEEDLGYAGEVGEEGESTVAKIFIKKCENTKVLTILLRGSTEHVTDNLERAFDDALHVINSVFEDGKIVAGGGAAEVEIAQRLRNYASTIGGREQLAIIAFADAVESIPMAIAENGGMDATSVILKLRNAHVENPNIGLDIYSGDYLDMVEKGIVDPLRVKTQTIRSASEVATMILRIDDMMRAQKKDMMDVNPEHNIHNYNRPF, from the coding sequence ATGCCAGGACATTACGGCGGACAACCCGCCTACATCGTGAATCCCCGCACCGAACACAAGCAGGGAAGAGATGCTTTATCCGTAAACATCGCCGCGGCAAAGGCAGTAGCAAACATTGTTAAGACTACCCTTGGACCCAAGGGTATGGATAAAATGATGGTAAACTCCATTGGAGACATAGTCCTCACCAACGACGGGGCCATGATCCTCAAGGGAATGGATATCGAGCATCCAACTGCCAAAATGATCGTAGAGGTTGCCCGTACCCAGGAAGAGATTGCAGGTGACGGTACAACCAGTGCAGTTGTAACTGCAGGTACATTACTTGACAAAGCATCCGATCTTATAGAAGAAGGTGTGCACGCACGCGTTCTTGTAAGAGGATTTGAAAATGCATCTGAAAAAGCTCTGGAAATTCTCAATGAATTTGCCATAGATGTATCCGAAGGAAACAGGGAAGCTCTTGAAAAGATAGCCAGCACTTCTATGTCAGGAAAGGCTTCCGAAACCAACAAGGAAATACTTGCAGCACTTTGTGTGGATGCAATCCTGCAGATTAGCAAAAAGGGAAATATCAATGTCGACAACGACATAATCCTCAGACAGGAACCTGGAAAAAGTGTCAGTGAAACAGAGATCCTCGATGGCATAATGCTCAACAAGTACAGGGTACACCCTGGTATGCCAAAAACTGTAAAGGATGCAAAGATCGCTCTTATAGACACACCTCTTGAAACCCAGAAAACATCAAACACATCCAAATTACAAATTAGCAATGCTGACCAAATGCAAGAGTTCCTTGCCCGTGAAGAGGATGATTTCAAGCAGATGGCTGACCATGTCATCCAGAGCGGGGCAAACGTCGTAATTTGTTCCAAGAATATCGGTGATAAGGTAGCACATTACTTGCAAAAGAGCGGTGTTATGGGAATCCGCAGAGTCAGTGATGATGATATCAGGAACCTGTCCTATGCAACCGGTGCAAAAATCGTGAAAAAGGTCTTTGATCTCAGTGAAGAGGACCTGGGATATGCAGGTGAAGTTGGAGAAGAAGGAGAGTCCACCGTTGCCAAGATCTTCATAAAGAAATGTGAAAATACAAAGGTACTTACCATTCTGCTTCGTGGAAGTACCGAGCATGTCACGGACAATCTGGAAAGAGCCTTTGATGACGCACTCCATGTTATCAACTCAGTCTTCGAGGATGGTAAGATCGTGGCAGGTGGCGGTGCAGCAGAAGTGGAAATTGCCCAGAGACTGCGCAACTATGCTTCGACCATAGGCGGCAGGGAACAACTTGCAATCATTGCATTTGCCGATGCCGTAGAATCCATACCCATGGCTATTGCTGAAAACGGTGGGATGGACGCGACATCCGTAATCCTGAAACTGCGTAATGCACATGTCGAAAATCCCAATATTGGATTGGACATCTACAGCGGTGATTACCTTGACATGGTTGAAAAAGGAATCGTGGATCCCCTTCGTGTTAAAACCCAAACTATAAGGTCTGCTTCAGAAGTTGCAACCATGATTCTCAGGATCGACGACATGATGAGGGCACAGAAAAAAGATATGATGGATGTCAATCCCGAACATAACATCCATAACTATAACAGGCCGTTCTAA
- a CDS encoding DUF2119 domain-containing protein — MLLKVYGKGRPYRLLAAGMHGGEWKDTSSLLLKLQPPLSGSLFLLPLVDRGSYLSTLQESYYKGPGSKIPVFVNNCEPEIYIEIHSYSKQNFHKLAGRDRISKKGVPPYSVLEEGLLLGSVSPHIRLHFPKEALCLSLEVQRENPASYELALYMLDRMKECKGRDDFIAFLKKKYPSAALKAIEDYKKFYGL; from the coding sequence ATGTTGCTCAAGGTTTATGGTAAGGGCAGGCCTTACAGGCTTTTAGCTGCAGGGATGCATGGTGGTGAGTGGAAAGACACTTCCAGCCTCCTGCTGAAGTTGCAGCCTCCGTTATCAGGTTCTCTTTTTCTCTTGCCTCTAGTTGACCGGGGTAGCTACCTTTCAACTCTTCAGGAAAGCTACTACAAGGGCCCCGGTTCTAAAATTCCTGTTTTTGTGAACAATTGTGAGCCTGAGATATATATTGAGATCCATTCCTATTCAAAGCAGAATTTTCATAAACTTGCCGGAAGGGATCGTATCTCCAAAAAAGGGGTTCCTCCTTACAGTGTGCTGGAAGAAGGCCTGCTGCTTGGCTCGGTGTCTCCTCACATCAGGCTACATTTCCCCAAAGAGGCCCTTTGCTTATCCCTGGAGGTTCAAAGGGAAAATCCTGCATCATATGAACTTGCACTTTATATGCTTGATAGGATGAAAGAGTGTAAGGGTCGGGATGATTTTATTGCCTTTTTGAAAAAAAAGTATCCATCTGCAGCTCTTAAGGCAATTGAGGATTACAAAAAATTTTATGGCCTGTGA
- a CDS encoding S4 domain-containing protein, whose product MRLDVYLIETGFFSSRGRAKKAISEGHVKVDGNVITKSSREVSEFNEIEVDEGLDKPRGYFKLRNIQEKFDLIKEGDSVLDLGSSAGGFLMFACELGANAVGIEYSRHFRSELGRLAYENPNITIILDDIFTMQTSKIPGSPFDVLLTDMTLEPEASIEALGKVLPLLKEGGMIFQVIKLGRGRNKKHLVENIKSLGIEVLEVLDSAQREFYVVAKKT is encoded by the coding sequence ATGCGACTTGATGTATATCTTATAGAAACCGGTTTTTTCAGTTCCCGGGGAAGGGCCAAGAAGGCAATTAGTGAAGGTCATGTGAAGGTTGATGGGAACGTTATAACGAAATCTTCCCGTGAAGTGTCCGAGTTCAATGAAATAGAAGTCGATGAAGGGCTCGATAAACCCCGGGGATATTTTAAACTTCGTAACATACAGGAAAAATTCGATTTAATCAAAGAAGGAGACAGCGTATTGGACCTGGGCTCCAGTGCGGGAGGTTTCCTGATGTTTGCTTGTGAACTCGGTGCGAATGCCGTAGGGATTGAATACAGCCGCCATTTTCGTTCAGAACTTGGAAGGCTGGCTTATGAAAACCCAAATATTACCATAATCCTTGATGATATATTTACGATGCAGACTTCGAAAATACCGGGAAGTCCCTTTGACGTATTGCTAACTGATATGACTCTTGAGCCAGAGGCTTCGATAGAGGCTCTCGGTAAGGTACTTCCCCTTCTCAAGGAAGGTGGAATGATTTTTCAGGTAATTAAATTGGGCAGGGGAAGAAATAAAAAACACCTGGTTGAAAATATTAAATCGCTGGGAATCGAAGTCCTGGAAGTCCTGGATTCTGCCCAGAGGGAATTTTACGTAGTGGCAAAAAAGACATGA
- a CDS encoding NADH:flavin oxidoreductase: MLFDPINIEGLSIPNRFVRSATHEWLAEEDGTPTVAIGDIYEELAKNEVGLIVTGYSYVNPAGKSDGLQQGIYDDRFIGPYRKIAERVHSYGSKIVLQIVHGGRQSMAQHGYPLLAPSAVEDSSTGKLPRAMTEEEILETIDDFVNATRRAMEAGFDGVQLHCAHGFLLSSFISPYTNRREDKWGGSVENRTLIITEIMRRIREDVSPDFPVMVKLNATDGFDIYSGHISLDAPECVEIAALLEKAGVCAIEVSGGIVEAGSVMSQPGVDTEEKEAYFRRYAKMIKDTVSIPVMLVGGIRTRAVMDEVLRVYADMVSMSRPFICEPDLVKKLERGAEGARCVSCNRCFDKGGIRCNYDFDL, translated from the coding sequence ATGCTATTCGATCCGATTAATATTGAAGGTTTATCCATCCCGAACAGATTTGTACGCTCAGCAACACATGAATGGCTGGCAGAGGAAGACGGCACACCCACAGTAGCCATAGGGGATATCTATGAAGAGCTGGCCAAAAACGAAGTTGGGCTTATTGTAACGGGATATTCTTATGTAAATCCTGCCGGAAAAAGCGATGGACTGCAGCAGGGTATCTATGATGACCGCTTCATAGGACCTTACAGGAAGATTGCTGAGAGGGTTCATTCGTATGGTAGTAAAATCGTTCTCCAGATTGTACATGGAGGCCGCCAATCAATGGCACAGCACGGTTATCCTCTGCTTGCTCCTTCAGCGGTTGAAGACAGTTCCACAGGTAAACTTCCAAGGGCAATGACAGAAGAAGAAATCCTGGAAACCATTGATGATTTTGTTAATGCTACACGCAGGGCAATGGAGGCAGGTTTTGATGGAGTACAACTGCACTGTGCCCATGGCTTTTTGCTGAGCAGTTTTATTTCACCCTATACAAACAGGCGGGAGGATAAATGGGGAGGTTCTGTGGAAAACCGTACACTTATTATCACCGAGATAATGCGCCGTATCCGGGAGGATGTCTCCCCCGATTTTCCTGTGATGGTCAAACTGAATGCAACCGATGGTTTCGATATATATTCTGGCCATATCAGCCTGGATGCACCTGAATGCGTGGAAATTGCTGCCCTTCTTGAAAAAGCGGGGGTATGCGCCATAGAGGTAAGTGGTGGAATTGTTGAGGCTGGTTCTGTGATGTCCCAGCCCGGAGTTGATACAGAGGAAAAGGAAGCTTACTTCAGACGTTATGCCAAGATGATAAAAGATACTGTAAGTATACCTGTTATGCTTGTCGGGGGTATCCGCACAAGAGCCGTTATGGATGAAGTCCTCAGGGTTTATGCGGATATGGTCTCCATGAGCCGCCCTTTCATCTGCGAACCAGACCTTGTGAAAAAACTGGAACGAGGGGCAGAAGGGGCACGCTGTGTTTCATGTAACCGCTGCTTTGATAAGGGTGGTATCAGGTGCAATTATGATTTTGACCTCTAA
- a CDS encoding cytochrome c biogenesis protein yields MLVVAFGAIFFYLPVMKDSAGNALDSSFNIFYFHMPIAIVAYLAFFVVFISSILYLRENDQKWDEVSLSAAEVGVIFAFLVLATGSIWAKAIWGWYWVWEPRLTTSLVLFLVYVGYLMLRTALDDPLKRARLSAVFGILAFVSVPLSFLSIRIWRSAHPLMFGGSLYGQGGGGLEGTSLLLVLILNMLAFLMLFVSLTSFKFKNEKFERELDMYKGR; encoded by the coding sequence ATGCTTGTTGTAGCATTTGGGGCCATTTTTTTCTATCTGCCGGTCATGAAAGATTCGGCGGGTAATGCACTGGATTCCAGTTTCAATATATTCTATTTCCACATGCCGATTGCAATTGTTGCCTATCTGGCCTTTTTTGTAGTCTTTATTTCGAGTATCCTTTACCTGCGTGAAAATGATCAGAAATGGGATGAGGTGTCTCTTTCTGCTGCAGAAGTAGGTGTCATATTCGCATTCCTTGTGCTTGCCACCGGTTCCATCTGGGCAAAAGCTATATGGGGCTGGTACTGGGTGTGGGAGCCTCGGTTAACTACCTCTCTTGTGCTATTTCTTGTATATGTGGGCTATCTCATGCTCAGGACAGCTCTGGATGATCCTCTTAAAAGAGCCCGGTTATCTGCTGTTTTCGGTATTTTGGCCTTTGTATCAGTCCCCTTGAGTTTTCTTTCCATTCGTATCTGGAGAAGTGCCCATCCACTAATGTTTGGAGGTTCTCTTTATGGTCAGGGTGGAGGCGGTCTTGAAGGCACTTCCCTGCTTCTTGTGTTGATTCTCAATATGCTGGCATTTTTGATGTTATTTGTAAGCCTCACTTCTTTTAAATTCAAAAATGAAAAGTTTGAAAGAGAACTGGATATGTATAAAGGTCGTTGA
- a CDS encoding heme exporter protein CcmB: MLKGLNIAFKDLKIESRAREIFISMVVFSLLILIIFSIAFSDLLSSASKTATVASGVLWICFIFAGTLGLNRTFATEVQNGCMDGLKMCPIPRNSIYLSKVIFVFLLMLLVEIITIPMFSVLFNYQFTAIIWVGIVILLGSFGFVVVGCLISALVIKARAGEMLLPVLLLPLSLPVIIPAVSATSGLLRGEDIFSLMSSIRLLVVYDFVFFAVSMLVFEYVVED; this comes from the coding sequence ATGCTAAAGGGTCTGAATATAGCCTTTAAGGATTTGAAAATTGAAAGCAGGGCCAGGGAGATATTTATTTCTATGGTTGTTTTTTCGTTATTGATCCTTATTATCTTTAGTATTGCTTTTTCTGACCTGTTATCTTCTGCCAGCAAGACTGCAACGGTGGCTTCAGGTGTGCTCTGGATATGTTTCATATTTGCAGGGACGCTGGGCTTAAACCGCACCTTTGCTACAGAGGTCCAGAACGGTTGTATGGACGGGTTGAAAATGTGTCCCATACCACGCAATTCAATTTACCTCTCCAAGGTCATCTTTGTGTTCTTGCTGATGTTGCTGGTAGAAATAATTACTATCCCAATGTTTTCTGTCCTCTTTAATTACCAGTTTACCGCGATTATCTGGGTTGGTATTGTCATATTATTGGGATCTTTTGGCTTTGTTGTGGTGGGATGCCTGATATCTGCTCTTGTTATAAAAGCCCGTGCCGGGGAAATGCTGCTTCCCGTCCTGCTTTTACCTCTGTCCCTGCCGGTCATCATCCCGGCGGTATCGGCTACATCGGGTCTGTTGAGGGGTGAGGATATATTTTCTTTAATGTCATCTATCCGACTGCTGGTGGTCTATGACTTTGTCTTCTTTGCAGTTTCAATGCTGGTTTTTGAGTATGTCGTAGAGGATTAA
- a CDS encoding ABC transporter ATP-binding protein, with amino-acid sequence MGETILIAEDIFRDYGCLHALNGINLRVEEGEFIAIIGPNGAGKSTLLKIFAYLISPTEGTLQIFGTKDHDREDVRDRIGMLSHETFLYDNLTARENLLFFGKLYGMEPAVLEQRCDHLIRKIGLWKRAEDPVKNFSRGMKQRLSFARAIIHDPSLLLLDEPYTGLDMNASSLMENLLMEKPGMTKIMVTHDLDKAFRLCSRLLIMEAGNIVHDVVTNDPNARKFAEAVCFSAGGQFKC; translated from the coding sequence ATGGGCGAAACGATTCTTATTGCAGAGGATATTTTCCGGGATTACGGTTGCCTACATGCTTTGAATGGAATTAACCTGCGTGTGGAAGAAGGTGAATTTATTGCAATTATCGGTCCCAATGGAGCAGGCAAATCTACCCTTTTGAAAATTTTTGCCTATCTGATTTCTCCTACCGAAGGTACATTGCAAATCTTTGGAACAAAAGATCATGACAGAGAAGATGTAAGGGACAGAATAGGAATGCTTTCCCACGAAACTTTCCTGTATGACAACCTGACAGCTCGTGAAAATCTTTTATTTTTTGGGAAACTGTATGGCATGGAACCTGCTGTTCTTGAGCAGAGATGTGATCATCTTATCAGAAAAATAGGTCTGTGGAAAAGGGCTGAAGATCCTGTTAAAAACTTCTCACGAGGAATGAAACAACGTTTGTCCTTTGCAAGGGCGATTATCCATGATCCTTCCCTTTTATTACTTGATGAACCTTATACTGGCCTTGATATGAATGCATCATCACTTATGGAAAACCTCCTTATGGAAAAACCGGGTATGACGAAGATAATGGTAACTCATGACCTGGACAAGGCATTTCGTCTGTGCAGTCGCCTGTTAATTATGGAGGCCGGGAATATTGTTCATGATGTGGTGACCAACGACCCAAATGCACGTAAATTTGCCGAAGCCGTCTGTTTTTCTGCTGGAGGGCAATTTAAATGCTAA
- a CDS encoding universal stress protein, with the protein MSTKIEKIMIATDGSENVKNAVSWGIELAEATGAKVKAVYVLPPVSVSIATRGERWADSLRNHLKDEGKSATEYVVETGKKADVEVEPLIIEGNPADGIVKFATENGIDLIVMGTLGRTGISHLLLGSVAENVVRHSKTQVLVVP; encoded by the coding sequence ATGAGTACGAAAATTGAAAAGATAATGATCGCCACCGATGGGTCTGAGAATGTAAAGAATGCAGTTAGCTGGGGTATTGAACTTGCAGAAGCAACCGGTGCAAAGGTCAAGGCAGTCTACGTTTTACCACCTGTAAGTGTATCTATCGCAACCCGCGGAGAAAGGTGGGCCGATTCATTGCGCAATCACCTTAAGGATGAAGGAAAAAGTGCAACTGAATACGTTGTTGAAACCGGGAAGAAAGCAGATGTCGAGGTGGAACCCCTAATAATTGAGGGCAATCCTGCAGATGGCATTGTCAAATTTGCCACGGAAAATGGGATAGATCTCATCGTGATGGGAACACTTGGTAGAACCGGTATCAGTCATCTTTTGCTTGGCAGTGTGGCAGAAAATGTGGTAAGACATTCAAAAACACAGGTCTTGGTCGTACCCTGA
- the msrB gene encoding peptide-methionine (R)-S-oxide reductase MsrB, with product MSENWKQISEEEWKKRLSAQQFRILRKKGTEAPFSGKYNDFYENGIYSCAGCGQNLFSSSTKYDAGTGWPSFWEAISEDNIERVPDCSLGMKRIEVICSRCGGHLGHVFDDGPPPTGEHFCIDSISLNFNPE from the coding sequence ATGTCTGAAAACTGGAAACAAATTTCAGAAGAGGAATGGAAAAAACGATTGTCTGCACAACAGTTTCGTATCCTCAGGAAAAAAGGAACAGAAGCACCTTTCAGCGGCAAATACAATGATTTTTACGAAAATGGTATATACTCCTGTGCCGGATGTGGCCAGAATTTATTTTCTTCCTCCACAAAGTACGATGCAGGCACCGGCTGGCCAAGCTTCTGGGAAGCAATATCTGAAGACAACATTGAAAGAGTACCGGACTGTTCCCTGGGAATGAAACGCATCGAAGTAATATGCAGCCGTTGTGGAGGGCATCTGGGCCATGTTTTTGATGATGGACCTCCCCCTACCGGAGAGCACTTTTGTATAGACTCAATTTCCCTGAATTTTAATCCTGAATAA
- a CDS encoding DUF116 domain-containing protein, whose product MYDLIGKLLIGFVAISVLLSSLALFVSRISLNRHVRLAGMFAWILDLFYLPIKYFFCKLSDPRILDSWMVSLKNIAHYHAFGRTRNRIMLLPHCMRFLDCPAYSSRYGIQCKECGRCIVGQLKRDAQKYGYRFYIITGSSFVKHVLKEKPADGILVVGCNYEINKGMRFLRGKGVIAYGVPLESDGCYNTSISYEKIAGILEEFGPADNSL is encoded by the coding sequence ATGTACGATCTGATAGGTAAATTGCTGATAGGATTCGTGGCAATATCTGTCTTATTGAGTAGCCTTGCTCTTTTTGTCAGCCGCATCAGCCTTAATCGGCATGTACGTCTTGCAGGTATGTTTGCATGGATACTTGATTTATTCTACTTACCTATTAAATATTTTTTTTGCAAGTTGTCCGATCCCCGTATTCTGGACAGCTGGATGGTTTCCCTGAAGAACATTGCTCATTACCATGCTTTCGGAAGAACTCGTAACAGGATAATGCTTTTGCCACATTGCATGCGTTTTCTGGATTGCCCTGCTTACTCCTCACGGTATGGTATACAATGCAAGGAATGTGGCAGGTGTATAGTTGGGCAGCTAAAAAGGGATGCACAAAAGTATGGTTATCGTTTCTATATTATAACCGGTTCCTCATTTGTGAAGCATGTATTGAAAGAAAAGCCTGCAGATGGAATTCTGGTTGTTGGTTGTAATTATGAGATTAACAAGGGTATGCGTTTTCTACGAGGTAAAGGTGTCATTGCTTATGGTGTACCTCTTGAAAGTGATGGTTGTTATAATACCTCTATAAGTTACGAAAAAATTGCAGGTATTCTTGAAGAATTCGGCCCGGCTGATAATAGTTTGTGA
- a CDS encoding DUF116 domain-containing protein: MQIPYEFLGRIFIYLMILALAGILLALIVGAYSFRKRHIIFPNFVLFILYMFYTPAKWICRVFHIRDTLVDEILIEVRNAVMLEEFSDSCGLRVVFLPQCLRHARCPARCDPIHGYECRRCGLCSIGYISEEAEKRGFRAFVIPGGSFIKKIIKNYHPTSCIGVACYTELAEAMEEVSFMPVQGICLLKDGCFETEVDVEAIIEKMEACNVRSDR; this comes from the coding sequence ATGCAAATTCCCTACGAGTTTTTAGGCAGGATATTCATATACCTGATGATTCTGGCTTTGGCAGGGATATTGTTGGCACTTATAGTAGGTGCTTACAGTTTCAGGAAAAGACACATTATTTTCCCAAATTTTGTCCTTTTCATCCTCTATATGTTCTATACTCCGGCCAAATGGATATGCAGGGTGTTCCATATCAGGGATACCCTGGTTGATGAGATTCTTATCGAAGTGCGTAATGCTGTAATGCTGGAGGAATTTAGTGACAGTTGCGGTTTACGTGTTGTATTCCTGCCACAATGTCTAAGGCATGCCCGGTGTCCTGCACGTTGTGATCCGATCCATGGTTATGAGTGTCGGCGATGCGGCCTTTGTTCCATTGGTTATATCAGTGAGGAAGCTGAAAAACGTGGCTTCCGAGCTTTTGTAATTCCCGGAGGAAGTTTCATAAAGAAAATCATAAAAAACTATCATCCTACTTCATGTATCGGAGTGGCCTGTTATACTGAACTTGCAGAGGCTATGGAGGAAGTTTCATTTATGCCTGTACAGGGAATCTGCCTCTTAAAAGATGGTTGTTTTGAAACAGAAGTGGACGTTGAGGCTATAATTGAGAAAATGGAGGCATGTAATGTACGATCTGATAGGTAA
- a CDS encoding (Fe-S)-binding protein, which translates to MVRDNPSITTENLTAVQLMEIDSCTRCGECVQWCPTYDASGKKPGLAPRDKILRWQEYMKKSYGLRARLFGPKQVPEEEIEQFKEDVYGCTTCAMCATVCESGINTVELWEAMRANLVKRGNGPVGKQPMFVKLIGEYGNPYMADPKERLSWVPDDVKIEDKADILYFGGCTAELRQKKLAFATARVLNHLDIPFTMLGEDEQCCNSALVRTGQYEIEDISRKSARKNVDAIKAKGATKVLFACAGCYRTALVDWPRLLDEELPFEVIHITEFLDKLIDEGKINWKQPFDNKTVTYHDPCHLGRHVGVFEPPRKVLRSIPGLNFVEMDRIKDNQRCCGAGGGVKAGIPDLALGVAETRVEDALAKTPDILSSACPFCKRNLCDGRDSVKAEDLEVEDVIVLTAEALGIDLSDCEDQAR; encoded by the coding sequence ATGGTACGTGATAATCCGTCTATTACAACGGAAAACCTTACAGCTGTCCAGCTTATGGAAATCGATTCCTGCACACGTTGTGGTGAATGTGTACAGTGGTGCCCGACCTATGATGCATCAGGTAAAAAACCCGGTCTTGCGCCCAGGGACAAGATTCTGCGCTGGCAGGAATATATGAAGAAATCCTATGGTCTGCGTGCCAGGCTCTTTGGACCCAAACAGGTTCCAGAGGAAGAAATTGAACAATTCAAGGAAGATGTCTACGGATGTACCACCTGTGCAATGTGTGCTACAGTTTGTGAATCCGGCATCAATACCGTTGAACTCTGGGAAGCAATGCGTGCCAATCTCGTAAAACGTGGCAATGGTCCTGTTGGGAAACAGCCCATGTTTGTCAAGCTTATAGGAGAATATGGCAACCCATATATGGCAGATCCAAAGGAACGTCTCAGCTGGGTCCCAGATGATGTGAAAATAGAAGATAAAGCAGATATTCTTTATTTCGGTGGTTGTACCGCTGAACTGAGGCAGAAAAAACTTGCTTTTGCAACCGCACGTGTACTGAACCATCTGGATATTCCATTCACCATGCTCGGTGAGGATGAACAGTGCTGTAATTCCGCTCTTGTAAGAACCGGTCAGTACGAAATCGAAGATATTTCCAGAAAGTCTGCCCGTAAAAATGTTGATGCTATAAAGGCAAAGGGTGCCACCAAGGTACTTTTCGCTTGCGCGGGTTGCTACAGGACTGCCCTTGTGGACTGGCCAAGGTTGCTTGATGAAGAACTTCCATTCGAGGTCATCCACATAACCGAGTTCCTTGACAAACTCATCGATGAAGGTAAGATCAACTGGAAACAGCCCTTTGATAACAAAACTGTTACTTACCATGATCCATGTCACCTCGGACGTCACGTAGGGGTCTTCGAACCACCACGTAAGGTATTGCGCAGTATCCCCGGCCTGAACTTTGTTGAAATGGATCGTATAAAGGACAACCAGCGCTGCTGTGGAGCAGGTGGTGGTGTCAAAGCAGGTATTCCGGATCTTGCACTTGGTGTTGCCGAGACAAGGGTTGAAGATGCTCTTGCCAAAACCCCGGATATTCTCTCCAGTGCCTGTCCATTCTGTAAGAGAAATCTTTGTGATGGAAGAGACTCTGTCAAAGCAGAAGATCTGGAAGTCGAAGATGTCATTGTTTTGACCGCTGAGGCTCTTGGTATCGATCTTTCTGATTGTGAAGATCAGGCAAGATAA
- a CDS encoding disulfide reductase, with protein MAMEYYSGISDAMRITFVQVMILATIAIVIFLYGMYINLKKWGLGAEGYGQKPSKGSIFTFPKTLAYQMSEDGHGHGQNIIVTLVLDIILQRRIMRRSPLRWFMHITIFVGWMTLFLLSLLMFLVELLHMAHLGIGPEPAVFREFLGPINDLFSYILLTGIIIAIARRLFIPRMREATIAYDSILLGGLTLITVTGFIADGIRNGTFWGFGIEYPYAPPAALFHVIISLLFCIAYIPYSKYIHMIATPLTILANKGGE; from the coding sequence ATGGCTATGGAATATTATTCTGGCATATCCGATGCTATGAGGATCACATTCGTGCAGGTCATGATATTGGCCACGATAGCAATTGTGATATTCCTCTATGGAATGTATATAAATCTGAAAAAATGGGGATTAGGTGCTGAAGGTTACGGGCAAAAGCCTTCCAAAGGCAGCATCTTTACTTTCCCGAAAACACTGGCCTATCAGATGAGTGAGGATGGGCATGGTCATGGGCAGAATATCATTGTGACTCTTGTGCTTGATATTATATTGCAGCGTCGTATAATGCGCCGCAGTCCCCTCCGATGGTTCATGCACATAACTATTTTTGTAGGTTGGATGACCCTCTTCCTATTATCCCTTCTCATGTTCCTTGTGGAATTACTCCATATGGCACACCTGGGTATTGGGCCCGAACCTGCAGTATTCAGAGAATTCCTTGGTCCAATTAATGACCTGTTCAGCTATATACTGCTTACAGGTATAATAATTGCAATCGCAAGAAGGCTCTTTATTCCAAGAATGCGTGAAGCTACCATTGCATATGACTCCATACTGCTTGGTGGACTGACCCTCATTACTGTTACAGGGTTTATTGCTGATGGTATCAGGAACGGCACTTTCTGGGGCTTTGGTATCGAGTATCCCTATGCTCCACCAGCTGCACTGTTCCACGTGATAATTTCCCTGCTCTTCTGTATTGCTTACATCCCGTACAGCAAATACATCCACATGATTGCAACACCTCTTACTATTTTGGCCAACAAGGGAGGCGAATAA